The Deinococcus sonorensis KR-87 genome includes a window with the following:
- a CDS encoding glucose-1-phosphate thymidylyltransferase produces MKALIPAAGFGTRMRPLTFTRPKPVLNVAGKPIIVHAIETLQAAGICEIGIIVSEVTHSAVQQAVEDLPGVQLNFIVQPKMLGLGNAVLMAREWAAGDDVCVYLGDNLFEDGVSAYVRVFEEQRPDAVIGLVQVDNPRAFGVAELDGQRIVRLVEKPQNPPSNLAVAGVYCFSSRIFEHLAALKPSARGEYEITDAIQSLIEAGGTVLGQQVHGWWKDTGQPHDLIEANHLLLERLENNVQGTVEDSRVNGRVVLAPSAVVRNSTIIGPAMIGEGVVIEDSYIGPFTSIGPGTIIRRSEVEHSVIEQECVIENVETRLQDCLIGLRAVVRGGRRQPRTLKLTLSDASLIELT; encoded by the coding sequence ATGAAAGCCCTGATTCCTGCGGCCGGGTTCGGTACCCGGATGCGCCCCCTGACCTTCACCCGTCCCAAACCGGTGCTGAACGTGGCCGGAAAGCCGATCATCGTGCATGCCATCGAGACGCTGCAGGCGGCCGGCATCTGCGAGATCGGCATCATCGTCTCAGAGGTCACGCACTCGGCCGTGCAGCAGGCGGTCGAGGATCTGCCGGGCGTGCAGCTGAACTTCATTGTGCAGCCGAAGATGCTGGGGCTCGGCAACGCGGTGCTGATGGCGCGCGAGTGGGCGGCCGGCGACGACGTGTGCGTGTACCTTGGCGACAACCTGTTCGAGGACGGAGTGAGCGCCTACGTGCGGGTCTTCGAGGAGCAACGCCCGGATGCGGTGATCGGACTGGTGCAGGTGGATAACCCACGCGCCTTTGGCGTGGCTGAGCTGGACGGGCAGCGCATCGTGCGGCTGGTCGAGAAGCCGCAGAACCCGCCCAGCAACCTGGCGGTGGCGGGCGTGTACTGCTTCTCCAGCCGCATTTTCGAGCATCTGGCGGCCTTGAAGCCCAGCGCGCGCGGCGAATATGAGATCACTGACGCCATTCAGAGCCTGATCGAGGCGGGCGGCACGGTGCTGGGCCAGCAGGTCCACGGCTGGTGGAAGGACACTGGTCAGCCGCACGACCTGATCGAGGCCAACCACCTGCTGCTGGAGCGGCTGGAAAACAACGTCCAGGGCACGGTGGAGGACTCGCGCGTCAACGGGCGCGTGGTGCTGGCGCCCAGCGCCGTGGTCCGCAACAGCACCATCATCGGGCCGGCCATGATCGGGGAAGGTGTGGTGATTGAGGACAGCTACATCGGGCCTTTCACCAGCATCGGTCCCGGCACCATCATCCGGCGCTCGGAGGTGGAGCACAGCGTGATTGAGCAGGAGTGCGTGATCGAGAACGTCGAGACGCGGCTGCAGGACTGCCTGATCGGGCTGCGGGCCGTGGTGCGCGGCGGGCGTCGCCAGCCCCGGACGCTCAAGCTGACCCTCTCGGACGCCAGCCTGATTGAGCTGACCTGA
- a CDS encoding AAA family ATPase, with protein MEERTQQDINLGILWSELWRRLVWIVGLSIVLALIVWLWSRAQPRVYEASATVISTNTQAPGGLLNGSVLRTQPLPNGATQLQDQDGLLGSAFVEAQPLPSAALTQAVQSTELLLPLVRTVQADPTLPATERTRLVKQLRRELQAQQLKTIQLDTTAGGGLYTLSARASTAAAAKRLADLGSQALLNWDVAQDLQRFKRAQAALEVQLSQIDARLASTALPQEERQALVTRRTINQQNLAQITILASTTPGGLSLLSSAVEPAQPVAPRPLRNALLTGMLTLLLGLSVVALRVALKQTVNLEEDLLGLHVPTLSVLRRVKRRERQARGMVQAARQAGFTEALGFLRVNLMSLWQDQPHPVLMVSSTAPGEGKSTLTAALADNIATGGGRVLIIDADLRRGSQMEIWQQLGLSGTWHQLSGEGGARTTQEALRQPEHVQVLSVRERVDLLPSGPGLLDSLNVFNRADLAAALQRWRQHYDLVLIDSPPLLALADGMVLGASADAVLLVAEQGHTPLTAIRTALRQGERSGANIIGCVINKSRLRQGAVYHYMPKPSTRLVQPT; from the coding sequence GTGGAAGAGCGTACGCAACAGGACATCAACCTTGGGATTCTCTGGTCGGAACTCTGGCGCCGGCTGGTGTGGATCGTGGGCCTCAGCATTGTGCTGGCGCTGATTGTCTGGTTGTGGTCACGCGCTCAGCCCCGCGTCTATGAGGCCAGCGCCACAGTGATCAGCACCAATACGCAGGCACCCGGAGGGCTGCTCAACGGTTCAGTACTGCGAACCCAGCCGTTGCCGAATGGAGCTACCCAATTGCAGGATCAGGATGGCCTGCTGGGCAGCGCATTCGTGGAGGCCCAGCCGCTACCCAGCGCCGCGCTGACCCAAGCCGTGCAGAGCACGGAGCTGCTGCTGCCCCTGGTGCGCACCGTCCAGGCGGACCCGACGCTTCCCGCAACAGAGCGGACCCGACTGGTGAAGCAACTGCGCCGTGAACTGCAGGCGCAACAGCTCAAAACCATCCAGCTGGACACCACAGCAGGTGGTGGCCTGTATACCCTGTCGGCGCGTGCGTCTACTGCCGCCGCCGCCAAGCGACTGGCGGATCTGGGTTCGCAGGCTTTACTCAATTGGGACGTGGCCCAGGACCTGCAACGCTTTAAGCGAGCACAGGCTGCGCTTGAGGTTCAGCTGAGTCAGATCGACGCACGGCTGGCTTCCACTGCGCTCCCTCAGGAGGAGCGTCAGGCGTTGGTGACGCGCCGGACCATCAACCAGCAGAATCTGGCACAGATCACCATTCTGGCCTCTACCACGCCGGGTGGGCTCAGTCTGCTGTCTTCCGCTGTGGAACCGGCGCAGCCGGTCGCGCCCAGGCCGCTGCGCAACGCGCTCCTGACTGGAATGCTGACGCTTCTGTTGGGACTGAGTGTGGTAGCCCTGCGTGTGGCGCTGAAGCAGACGGTCAACCTTGAGGAGGACCTGCTGGGCCTGCACGTGCCTACCCTGAGCGTACTTCGACGTGTCAAGCGCCGGGAGCGTCAGGCGAGGGGAATGGTCCAGGCCGCGCGGCAGGCTGGATTCACTGAGGCCTTGGGGTTCCTGCGCGTCAATTTGATGTCTCTATGGCAGGACCAGCCGCATCCAGTGCTGATGGTGTCAAGTACCGCTCCTGGAGAAGGTAAGAGCACCCTGACGGCCGCCCTAGCCGACAACATTGCGACTGGCGGGGGGCGCGTGCTGATCATTGATGCTGATCTGCGGCGGGGCAGCCAGATGGAGATCTGGCAGCAGTTGGGCCTGTCGGGCACGTGGCATCAGCTGAGTGGTGAGGGAGGCGCCCGAACAACCCAGGAGGCCCTGCGGCAGCCGGAGCATGTGCAGGTGCTGAGTGTCCGAGAGCGTGTAGATCTGTTGCCCTCCGGTCCGGGCCTGCTGGACAGCTTGAATGTATTCAACCGCGCCGATCTGGCGGCGGCGCTACAACGCTGGCGGCAACACTACGATCTGGTTCTGATTGATAGTCCTCCGCTGCTGGCTTTAGCCGACGGCATGGTGTTGGGCGCCAGCGCTGATGCGGTGTTGCTGGTGGCCGAACAAGGCCACACTCCCCTGACGGCCATCCGAACGGCGTTGCGTCAAGGGGAGCGTAGTGGGGCGAACATCATAGGGTGCGTGATCAACAAGTCAAGGTTACGTCAGGGGGCGGTCTACCACTACATGCCGAAGCCCTCTACCAGGCTGGTTCAGCCCACATGA
- the acs gene encoding acetate--CoA ligase translates to MSDKIDAVLHEERSIAPPTDFARSARYSAEQYRELYAQSLADPDTFWSKAADELHWFRRWDQVLDWQEPHARWFVNGQTNMAYNALDRHVQAGRGDKRAIVWEGEDGEVRTYTYAELLREVQRAANVLESLGVKAGDRVTVYLPLIPEVVISLLACARIGATHSVVFAGFSVSALADRIENAQSRLLITADAGYRRGAQVPLKANADRAAESAPSLQQMLVVARAGAAVEMEPGRDVWWHEAMAQAGTEHQAVPLDSEHPLFVLYTSGSTGKPKGILHTTGGYMVSLHLTTGAVFDLKDDDLLWCTADVGWVTGHSYTVYGPLLNGATVMIYEGAPNQPDWGRYWDIIQRHKVSILYTAPTAIRSFMRAGDEIPERFDLSSLRLIGSVGEPINPEAWMWYRRVIGGDRCPVIDTWWQTETGSIMLTTLPGAFPSKPGTAGLPMFGVDPAIVTRDGEEVGPGEGGLLVLRRPWPSMLRTVYGDDDRYRKTYWGEIPHVYFAGDGARRDSDGYITVMGRVDDVLNVSGHRLGTMEIESALVSHPAVAEAAVVGRPDDVKGECVVAFVLPQVGHTVDPAELRQHVAREIGALARPDAIYVADALPKTRSGKIMRRFLRQVAAGQQITGDTSTLEDPSVLERLQTTPAQ, encoded by the coding sequence GTGTCCGACAAGATCGATGCCGTACTGCACGAGGAGCGCAGCATCGCTCCGCCCACCGATTTCGCCCGTTCGGCCCGCTACTCGGCCGAGCAGTACCGCGAGCTGTACGCCCAGAGCCTCGCAGACCCGGACACCTTCTGGAGCAAGGCGGCGGATGAGCTTCACTGGTTCCGGCGCTGGGATCAGGTGCTGGACTGGCAGGAACCGCACGCCCGCTGGTTCGTGAACGGCCAGACCAACATGGCCTACAACGCCCTGGACCGGCATGTGCAGGCCGGGCGCGGCGACAAGCGCGCCATCGTCTGGGAGGGCGAGGACGGTGAGGTCCGCACCTACACCTATGCCGAGCTGCTGCGGGAGGTGCAGCGGGCCGCCAACGTGCTGGAGTCGCTGGGCGTGAAGGCGGGCGACCGCGTCACCGTCTACCTGCCGCTGATCCCGGAAGTGGTCATCAGCCTGCTGGCCTGCGCGCGCATCGGGGCCACCCACAGCGTGGTGTTCGCCGGGTTCAGCGTCTCGGCGCTGGCCGACCGCATCGAGAATGCCCAGAGCCGGCTGCTGATCACCGCGGACGCCGGCTACCGGCGTGGGGCGCAGGTGCCGCTGAAGGCCAACGCGGACCGGGCGGCCGAGAGCGCGCCCAGCCTGCAACAGATGCTGGTGGTGGCGCGTGCGGGCGCGGCTGTGGAGATGGAGCCGGGCCGCGACGTATGGTGGCACGAGGCGATGGCGCAGGCGGGAACGGAGCATCAGGCGGTTCCGCTCGACAGCGAGCACCCGCTGTTCGTGCTGTACACCAGCGGCAGCACCGGCAAGCCCAAGGGCATCCTGCACACCACCGGCGGGTACATGGTCAGCCTGCACCTGACCACCGGCGCGGTCTTCGACCTCAAGGACGACGACCTGCTGTGGTGCACCGCCGACGTGGGCTGGGTCACCGGCCACAGCTACACCGTGTACGGCCCGCTGCTCAACGGCGCCACCGTGATGATCTACGAGGGTGCCCCCAACCAGCCGGACTGGGGCCGCTACTGGGACATCATCCAGCGGCACAAGGTCAGCATCCTGTACACCGCCCCTACCGCGATCCGCAGCTTCATGCGGGCCGGCGACGAGATCCCGGAGCGCTTCGACCTCTCCAGCCTGCGCCTGATCGGGTCGGTGGGCGAGCCGATCAATCCGGAAGCGTGGATGTGGTACCGCCGGGTGATCGGCGGCGACCGCTGCCCGGTGATCGATACCTGGTGGCAGACCGAGACCGGGAGCATCATGCTCACCACCCTGCCGGGCGCGTTTCCCAGCAAGCCAGGCACCGCCGGGCTGCCGATGTTCGGGGTGGACCCGGCCATCGTGACGCGCGACGGCGAGGAGGTGGGGCCGGGTGAGGGCGGCCTGCTGGTGCTGCGGCGGCCCTGGCCCAGCATGCTGCGGACCGTGTACGGCGACGATGACCGCTACCGTAAGACCTACTGGGGCGAGATTCCGCACGTGTACTTCGCCGGCGACGGCGCGCGGCGCGACTCCGACGGCTACATCACCGTGATGGGCCGGGTGGACGACGTGCTGAACGTCTCAGGCCACCGGCTCGGCACCATGGAGATTGAGTCGGCGCTGGTGAGCCATCCGGCGGTGGCCGAGGCGGCGGTGGTGGGCCGGCCCGACGACGTGAAGGGCGAGTGCGTGGTGGCCTTCGTGCTGCCGCAGGTGGGGCATACGGTAGACCCGGCGGAGCTGCGCCAGCACGTCGCGCGCGAGATCGGAGCGCTGGCGCGGCCCGACGCGATCTACGTGGCCGACGCGCTGCCCAAGACCCGCAGCGGCAAGATCATGCGCCGGTTCCTGCGGCAGGTGGCGGCGGGGCAGCAGATCACGGGTGACACCAGCACCCTGGAAGACCCCAGCGTGCTGGAGCGCCTGCAAACGACGCCCGCCCAGTAA
- a CDS encoding DdrH → MSNPYAEWFEQLRAEYGDQLRQMPLPDGLPEHLRLLISQGDEDSITLMLKLAWQLGAQAGFAAGIQQHEAKVERQPRIPTVQA, encoded by the coding sequence ATGTCAAACCCCTATGCAGAATGGTTCGAGCAGCTGCGGGCCGAGTACGGAGACCAGCTGCGCCAGATGCCGCTGCCGGACGGTCTGCCGGAGCATCTGCGCCTGCTGATCAGCCAGGGTGACGAGGACTCCATCACCCTGATGCTCAAGCTGGCGTGGCAGCTGGGTGCGCAGGCGGGCTTCGCAGCCGGCATCCAGCAGCACGAGGCCAAGGTCGAGCGCCAGCCGCGGATTCCGACCGTCCAGGCGTAA